Proteins encoded by one window of Heliangelus exortis chromosome 5, bHelExo1.hap1, whole genome shotgun sequence:
- the SLC25A29 gene encoding mitochondrial basic amino acids transporter isoform X2, producing MMGLTFINALVFGVQGNTLRALGKDTPLNQFLAGSAAGAIQCVICCPMELAKTRMQLQGTGEYKQKTKNYKNSLDCLIKIYQKEGLRGVNRGMVSTFIRETPSFGFYFLTYDCMTRYLGCEAEDSYVIPKLLFSGGMSGIVSWISTYPADVIKSRLQADGVGGVTQYNGILDCIRKSYHEEGWRVFTRGLTSTLLRAFPVNAATFATVTVFLMYMKSEDNIRDCEPGPVIQQPSSL from the coding sequence ATGATGGGACTTACCTTCATTAATGCACTTGTGTTTGGTGTACAAGGAAACACACTTCGAGCTCTTGGAAAAGACACTCCTTTAAACCAGTTCCTTGCAGGGTCAGCAGCAGGGGCTATCCAGTGTGTCATCTGCTGTCCCATGGAGCTGGCAAAGACGAGAATGCAGCTTCAAGGAACAGGtgaatacaaacaaaaaacaaagaactaCAAAAATTCTCTGGATTGTTTGATCAAAATCTATCAaaaggaagggctgaggggTGTCAACAGGGGCATGGTCTCTACGTTCATAAGAGAGACTCCAAGCTTTGGCTTTTACTTCCTGACCTATGACTGCATGACCAGGTACTTGGGCTGTGAAGCCGAAGACAGTTATGTTATTCCCAAACTGCTGTTTTCTGGGGGGATGTCAGGAATCGTGTCCTGGATCTCAACCTATCCTGCAGATGTGATCAAATCCCGGCTCCAGGCTGACGGAGTCGGAGGCGTTACACAGTACAATGGCATTTTAGACTGCATCAGAAAGAGTTACCATGAAGAAGGCTGGAGGGTGTTCACCAGAGGTCTTACTTCTACACTTCTCCGTGCTTTTCCTGTCAATGCAGCTACCTTTGCTACTGTCACCGTGTTCCTAATGTATATGAAGTCAGAAGACAACATTCGTGATTGTGAACCAGGTCCAGTAATCCAGCAGCCTTCCAGTTTGTGA
- the YY1 gene encoding transcriptional repressor protein YY1, with the protein MASGDTLYIATDGSEMPAEIVELHEIEVETIPVETIETTVVGGEEDEEEEDEDECCEECGPHHPPHHYHHHQPMIALQPLVSDGDPSGAGGGAAGGGGGQLHLHHHHQEVILVQTREEVVGGDDSDGLRADDGFEDQILIPVPAPAGEDEYIEQTLVTVAAAGSKSGGGGSSSAGGGGRVKKGGSGKKSSKKSYLSGGGGGGAEGGGGRKWEQKQVQIKTLEGEFSVTMWASDDKKDIDHETVVEEQIIGENSPPDYSEYMTGKKLPPGGIPGIDLSDPKQLAEFARMKPRKIKEDDAPRTIACPHKGCTKMFRDNSAMRKHLHTHGPRVHVCAECGKAFVESSKLKRHQLVHTGEKPFQCTFEGCGKRFSLDFNLRTHVRIHTGDRPYVCPFDGCNKKFAQSTNLKSHILTHAKAKNNQ; encoded by the exons ATGGCCTCGGGAGACACCCTGTACATCGCCACGGACGGCTCGGAGATGCCGGCCGAGATCGTGGAGCTGCACGAGATCGAGGTGGAGACCATCCCGGTGGAGACCATCGAGACCACCGTGGTGGGCGGCGAGGAGGACGAAGAAGAGGAGGACGAGGATGAGTGCTGTGAGGAGTGCGGCCCGCACCACCCGCCCCATcactaccaccaccaccagcccaTGATCGCGCTGCAGCCGCTGGTCTCGGACGGGGACCCcagcggggcgggcggcggcgcggccggcggcggcggaggaCAGCTCCAcctgcaccaccaccaccaagagGTGATCCTGGTGCAGACCCGCGAGGAGGTGGTCGGGGGAGACGACTCGGACGGACTGCGAGCCGACGACGGCTTCGAGGACCAGATTCTCATCCCGGTACCGGCCCCCGCCGGGGAGGACGAGTACATTGAGCAGACCCTGGTCACCGTTGCCGCCGCTGGCAGCAAGAGCGGAGGCGGCGGTTCCTCCTCGGCTGGCGGAGGAGGCCGCGTTAAGAAGGGCGGCAGCGGCAAGAAGAGCAGCAAGAAGAGTTACCTGAGCGGGGGAGGCGGCGGTGGGGCCGAGGGCGGCGGCGGCAGGAAATGGGAGCAGAAGCAGGTGCAGATCAAGACCCTGGAGGGGGAGTTCTCGGTCACCATGTGGGCCTCGG ATGATAAAAAAGATATTGACCATGAAACAGTGGTGGAAGAGCAGATCATTGGAGAGAATTCTCCTCCAGATTACTCAGAATACATGACAGGAAAGAAACTTCCTCCTGGTGGAATACCTGGCATTGACCTCTCAGACCCCAAACAACTGGCTGAATTTGCTAG aatgaaaccaagaaaaattaaagaagatgATGCTCCACGAACGATAGCTTGTCCTCACAAA GGCTGCACGAAGATGTTCAGGGACAACTCTGCCATGAGGAAGCATCTGCACACTCATGGCCCTCGAGTACACGTTTGTGCAGAGTGTGGCAAGGCCTTTGTGGAGAGCTCAAAACTAAAGCGACATCAGCTAGTGCACACTGGAGAGAAACCCTTTCAG TGTACGTTTGAAGGATGTGGAAAGCGTTTTTCACTGGACTTCAATTTACGCACGCACGTGCGAATTCATACTGGCGACAGGCCCTACGTTTGCCCATTTGATGGCTGCAATAAGAAGTTTGCGCAATCAACTAACCTGAAATCTCACATCTTAACACATGCTAAGGCCAAAAACAACCAGTGA
- the SLC25A29 gene encoding mitochondrial basic amino acids transporter isoform X1, producing the protein MALDFLAGCVGGAAGVLVGHPFDTVKVRLQVQNVEKPLYRGTFHCFQSIIKQESAFGLYKGIGSPMMGLTFINALVFGVQGNTLRALGKDTPLNQFLAGSAAGAIQCVICCPMELAKTRMQLQGTGEYKQKTKNYKNSLDCLIKIYQKEGLRGVNRGMVSTFIRETPSFGFYFLTYDCMTRYLGCEAEDSYVIPKLLFSGGMSGIVSWISTYPADVIKSRLQADGVGGVTQYNGILDCIRKSYHEEGWRVFTRGLTSTLLRAFPVNAATFATVTVFLMYMKSEDNIRDCEPGPVIQQPSSL; encoded by the exons ATGGCTCTGGATTTCCTGGCGGGATGCGTCGGCG GTGCTGCTGGAGTGCTGGTAGGACACCCATTTGACACTGTTAAG GTTCGTCTACAAGTTCAAAATGTAGAGAAACCTCTCTACCGTGGGACCTTCCATTGCTTTCAGTCCATCATAAAGCAAGAATCT GCTTTTGGACTCTATAAAGGTATTGGGTCACCAATGATGGGACTTACCTTCATTAATGCACTTGTGTTTGGTGTACAAGGAAACACACTTCGAGCTCTTGGAAAAGACACTCCTTTAAACCAGTTCCTTGCAGGGTCAGCAGCAGGGGCTATCCAGTGTGTCATCTGCTGTCCCATGGAGCTGGCAAAGACGAGAATGCAGCTTCAAGGAACAGGtgaatacaaacaaaaaacaaagaactaCAAAAATTCTCTGGATTGTTTGATCAAAATCTATCAaaaggaagggctgaggggTGTCAACAGGGGCATGGTCTCTACGTTCATAAGAGAGACTCCAAGCTTTGGCTTTTACTTCCTGACCTATGACTGCATGACCAGGTACTTGGGCTGTGAAGCCGAAGACAGTTATGTTATTCCCAAACTGCTGTTTTCTGGGGGGATGTCAGGAATCGTGTCCTGGATCTCAACCTATCCTGCAGATGTGATCAAATCCCGGCTCCAGGCTGACGGAGTCGGAGGCGTTACACAGTACAATGGCATTTTAGACTGCATCAGAAAGAGTTACCATGAAGAAGGCTGGAGGGTGTTCACCAGAGGTCTTACTTCTACACTTCTCCGTGCTTTTCCTGTCAATGCAGCTACCTTTGCTACTGTCACCGTGTTCCTAATGTATATGAAGTCAGAAGACAACATTCGTGATTGTGAACCAGGTCCAGTAATCCAGCAGCCTTCCAGTTTGTGA